From Patescibacteria group bacterium, the proteins below share one genomic window:
- a CDS encoding glycosyltransferase, translating into MKLIYFANIRLPTEKAYGIQIMKMCDAFSHAGAEVTLVIPTRANPGFNGVNPFDYYGVKRSFALQRIKTFDPWWLIRLPQGIYIKVQGFLFIFKLYLWFFIHNIYSKYDVAYTRDEYLLPLLHKFFPRVVWEAHNLPSHPQRYIKAWRKCRYIVAITKGLKDALVKQGVHPDHIMVAPDGVDLEKFTRSSDRVPSRMTGQVQPFDSAQGDRDELRRQLGLPTDKKIILYSGHLYERKGAQMLADAIRLLDDRFLAVIVGGTPHDIERFAIRNMDTFRIKIVGYQPHALIPRYLNAADALVLPNSAKNDDAKLFTSPMKLFEYMTAHAPLIASRVPALQEILNDHNAVFFNPDDPRDLANVIQKVIDNPDLYNAYWQQANKDVMQYTWLKRAQRIFTTIIK; encoded by the coding sequence ATGAAGTTAATTTATTTTGCCAATATACGCCTGCCTACGGAAAAAGCGTATGGCATACAGATAATGAAAATGTGTGATGCTTTTTCACACGCAGGCGCGGAAGTGACGCTGGTGATCCCCACGCGCGCGAATCCCGGATTTAACGGTGTCAATCCTTTTGACTATTATGGGGTGAAACGATCTTTTGCGTTACAACGCATTAAAACGTTTGATCCTTGGTGGCTGATACGATTGCCGCAAGGCATCTATATTAAGGTTCAAGGATTTCTTTTTATATTCAAATTATATTTATGGTTCTTTATTCACAATATATATTCAAAATACGATGTCGCGTATACCCGTGATGAGTATCTCTTGCCGCTCCTGCATAAATTTTTTCCGCGTGTGGTGTGGGAAGCGCACAATTTACCAAGTCATCCGCAGCGCTATATCAAAGCATGGCGAAAATGCCGGTACATTGTCGCAATTACCAAGGGGCTTAAGGACGCATTAGTGAAACAAGGCGTACACCCTGATCACATAATGGTGGCGCCGGATGGAGTAGACCTTGAAAAGTTCACCCGGTCATCCGACCGGGTGCCCAGTCGAATGACTGGGCAAGTTCAACCCTTCGACTCGGCTCAGGGTGACAGGGATGAGTTACGGAGGCAATTAGGTTTACCGACAGACAAAAAGATTATCCTTTATAGCGGCCATTTATATGAACGGAAAGGCGCGCAAATGCTCGCTGATGCGATCCGTTTGCTCGATGATCGCTTTCTTGCGGTAATTGTGGGCGGCACACCTCATGATATCGAGAGATTTGCGATACGCAATATGGATACATTCCGTATAAAAATTGTCGGTTATCAGCCCCATGCGCTCATCCCGCGTTATCTCAATGCGGCAGACGCGCTGGTATTGCCGAATTCTGCAAAAAACGATGATGCAAAATTATTCACTTCACCCATGAAATTATTCGAATACATGACCGCGCACGCCCCTCTTATTGCGTCCCGCGTGCCTGCGCTGCAGGAAATATTAAATGACCATAATGCAGTTTTTTTTAATCCGGATGATCCGCGCGATCTCGCCAATGTTATTCAAAAGGTAATTGATAACCCAGATCTCTATAATGCATATTGGCAGCAGGCGAATAAAGACGTCATGCAGTATACATGGCTTAAGCGGGCACAGCGTATCTTCACTACAATCATCAAATAA
- a CDS encoding class I SAM-dependent methyltransferase, whose amino-acid sequence MFNKFRDLLAKKPWIFNVLRNIIEFNFTKEKELIRKAFGDSAGKTILDIGCGTGTFAPLFVDDIYYGIDLSPDYIQHAKKNKKGTFKIMNATQLEFPDEKFDYALIMAVLHHCDSETVQQILRETRRVLKTQGKALVIEVSHSTEMDNFIFRFLRKFDKGDYIRSPQEYAQLILNNFKIDKEMTFRSGLYVYHSFEVYK is encoded by the coding sequence ATGTTCAATAAATTTCGAGATTTACTAGCCAAAAAACCATGGATTTTCAATGTGCTAAGAAATATTATTGAATTTAATTTTACCAAAGAAAAGGAGCTTATCCGAAAGGCCTTTGGCGATAGTGCGGGGAAGACGATACTCGATATTGGCTGCGGCACTGGCACGTTTGCGCCACTTTTTGTGGATGATATCTATTATGGCATAGATCTATCGCCAGATTATATTCAGCATGCAAAAAAAAATAAAAAGGGTACTTTCAAAATTATGAATGCAACCCAATTGGAATTTCCTGATGAGAAGTTCGATTACGCGCTCATCATGGCCGTTTTACACCATTGTGACTCTGAAACGGTTCAGCAAATTTTACGAGAAACACGTCGTGTATTAAAAACTCAAGGGAAAGCGCTAGTGATTGAGGTCAGCCATAGCACTGAAATGGACAACTTTATTTTTCGTTTCTTGAGGAAATTTGATAAAGGAGATTATATCCGCTCTCCACAAGAATACGCGCAACTCATTTTAAATAATTTTAAAATTGACAAGGAAATGACTTTTCGCAGCGGATTATATGTCTATCACAGCTTCGAGGTGTATAAATAG
- a CDS encoding glycosyltransferase family 2 protein, with amino-acid sequence MASVTPLTSELSIVILCYRAGDAVRDFISRTIVILAEGGIPDYELVLVGNFMEGSGDRTPRIVAELAATYPKVVYLAEPKQGMMGWDMRKGLEKARGAYLAVIDGDGQMPIADLVKVYTKIKNERLDMVKTYRLQRGDSILRKTISFIYNLFFHALFPGLNVRDINAKPKIFTRAVYERMWLESNDWFIDAEIMIEARRLHLRIGEIPTVFLGLTGRRSFVKMRAINEFLINLIRYRIREFRRTK; translated from the coding sequence ATGGCATCAGTGACTCCTCTCACGTCTGAATTATCGATAGTGATCCTCTGTTACCGAGCAGGAGACGCAGTCCGTGATTTCATTTCACGTACCATCGTAATCCTTGCAGAAGGCGGTATTCCAGACTATGAGCTTGTATTGGTAGGCAATTTTATGGAAGGCTCTGGAGACCGCACTCCACGCATCGTAGCAGAATTAGCGGCGACCTATCCGAAAGTGGTATATCTGGCAGAACCAAAACAGGGAATGATGGGATGGGATATGAGAAAAGGTTTGGAGAAAGCGAGAGGCGCCTATCTTGCGGTCATTGACGGTGATGGGCAAATGCCGATTGCGGATTTAGTAAAAGTATATACAAAAATTAAAAATGAGCGACTTGATATGGTTAAAACATATCGTCTGCAAAGAGGAGATAGTATTTTAAGAAAAACAATTTCTTTTATTTATAATTTATTTTTTCATGCGCTTTTCCCTGGGTTAAATGTACGGGATATCAACGCGAAACCGAAAATATTCACTCGTGCGGTCTATGAACGCATGTGGCTGGAATCAAATGACTGGTTTATTGACGCAGAAATTATGATCGAAGCACGGCGTCTGCACTTGCGTATAGGAGAAATACCCACAGTTTTTTTGGGACTTACGGGACGCAGGTCATTTGTGAAAATGAGAGCGATAAATGAATTTTTAATAAATTTAATACGCTATAGGATAAGAGAATTTCGGCGTACAAAATAA
- a CDS encoding NAD(P)/FAD-dependent oxidoreductase yields the protein MTQDAHQKKTAIIIGAGPAGLTVAWELLTRTDITPIILEKSNMIGGLARSIDYKGNRMDIGPHRFFSKSDRVMRWWLGHLPLQHVDNMEFIRSYQTKLGITNQNQRLDPETTDLVMLLRNRKTRIYFLMDLFPYPIALNMVMLLRLGFYKILRIGISYVYSILFPIKPMKNLEDFYINRFGKELYLTFFKSYTEKLWGLSCREISAEWGAQRVKGLSVGNALKDFIMKLIHKNKSIDQKKTETSLIEWFLYPKRGAGQMWETVADKIRQRGGEIIMNFNVDKIYQKEHTVIAIGGHSLIEGQKKEWQGDYFFSTMPVQELTKSFMGEVDQEVREISDGLRYRDIILIGLLLKRLLLTDKEYPHELIRDNWLYIQEPNVQVARIQICNNMSPYLVAAPGLVWIGAEYFCQVGDNMWERDDASLVQMAQKELEKIGIIAERDTVDGVVIRQEKAYPVYFGAYQQFETVRKFYDQFDNLFLLGRNGMHKYNNQDHSMLTAMVAVDNIIHHRQNKENIWAVNTEKEYHEEK from the coding sequence ATGACTCAAGATGCGCATCAGAAAAAAACAGCGATTATCATAGGCGCAGGCCCAGCAGGCTTAACTGTTGCATGGGAATTGCTGACAAGAACTGATATAACTCCCATAATCCTTGAAAAAAGCAATATGATCGGCGGATTAGCGCGTTCTATTGATTATAAAGGTAACCGTATGGATATCGGGCCGCATCGTTTTTTTTCAAAGTCCGATCGTGTCATGCGCTGGTGGCTTGGGCATTTGCCGTTACAGCATGTGGACAATATGGAGTTTATCCGATCTTATCAAACGAAACTGGGCATCACGAATCAAAATCAGCGCCTTGATCCCGAGACAACTGATTTAGTTATGCTTTTGCGCAATCGGAAGACGAGAATATATTTTTTAATGGATCTGTTCCCTTATCCGATTGCGTTAAATATGGTTATGCTTCTAAGGCTCGGTTTTTATAAAATTTTGCGCATCGGCATCAGTTATGTATACAGTATATTATTTCCCATAAAACCAATGAAAAATTTGGAGGATTTTTATATTAACCGTTTTGGAAAGGAACTCTATTTAACTTTTTTTAAATCATATACAGAGAAATTATGGGGATTATCATGCCGCGAGATCAGTGCGGAGTGGGGAGCGCAGCGCGTAAAAGGCCTTTCGGTGGGGAATGCGCTGAAAGATTTTATTATGAAACTGATACATAAAAATAAAAGCATAGACCAAAAAAAGACTGAAACGTCGCTCATTGAATGGTTTTTGTATCCTAAGCGCGGTGCGGGACAAATGTGGGAAACAGTAGCGGATAAAATACGGCAAAGGGGAGGTGAGATTATCATGAATTTTAATGTCGATAAAATTTATCAAAAGGAGCATACTGTAATAGCAATTGGTGGTCATAGTCTCATTGAAGGACAAAAAAAAGAATGGCAAGGAGATTACTTTTTTTCGACAATGCCGGTGCAAGAATTGACAAAATCATTTATGGGAGAAGTCGATCAGGAGGTAAGAGAAATCAGTGATGGGCTGCGTTATCGTGATATAATTCTTATTGGTTTATTATTGAAACGCCTATTATTAACTGATAAAGAATATCCCCACGAACTAATACGTGACAATTGGTTATATATTCAGGAACCCAATGTGCAGGTGGCGAGGATACAAATATGCAATAATATGAGTCCTTATCTCGTGGCAGCCCCGGGGCTCGTATGGATAGGGGCAGAATATTTTTGTCAGGTTGGCGACAATATGTGGGAGCGCGATGATGCTTCTTTAGTGCAAATGGCGCAAAAGGAATTGGAAAAAATTGGGATAATCGCAGAAAGAGATACAGTTGACGGGGTGGTCATACGCCAGGAGAAGGCGTACCCGGTTTATTTCGGCGCATATCAGCAGTTTGAAACGGTGAGGAAATTTTATGACCAATTCGACAACCTATTTTTGCTGGGCCGCAATGGCATGCATAAATATAATAATCAAGATCACTCTATGCTCACCGCCATGGTAGCAGTGGACAATATCATTCATCATCGCCAAAACAAGGAAAATATTTGGGCGGTGAATACGGAGAAAGAGTATCATGAGGAAAAGTAA
- a CDS encoding glycosyltransferase family 39 protein has product MRKSNLFSSFPMVGWLILLSLAIRLCLFAIYQPWQEITLQKILISDALQYYQLAERILSDISLSTFGTFRTPLYPLYLAVIFAVIGSKVWAALLFQIFFDVGTTILVYLLAKEIFASQKTAHYAMLFYSIDLLAAAQTLQLMTETIFTFIFTGAVLATVYALKRDNIKYYALGGMYLGLATLVRPVAQYLGLILTFFIPFSRKLFSRAVVYIGFFFLILSFWQIRNYFNFGHYALSTIEGYNLLEYNVAKVKSLVEHVSLDESRYELNKLVDPTITNPFSRASVQQKIAVSYILAHPWWYSYYHIKGGANMMLGTAKVSLLPVLKIPPFIRSDTTLSENLFTRIERTISTARQEYWLTPILFIMQLIEYVLCAIGFTVMRKTDNRYLMLLIAMILVYFFLATGVVGTARYRAPVIPLYLIMSAYGFERVINYYRQKNLLRRVL; this is encoded by the coding sequence ATGAGGAAAAGTAATTTATTTTCATCGTTCCCCATGGTAGGGTGGCTCATATTGTTATCTTTAGCCATTCGGCTTTGTTTATTTGCAATATATCAGCCATGGCAAGAGATTACCCTGCAAAAAATATTAATTTCCGATGCCCTGCAGTACTATCAGTTGGCAGAACGCATTCTCTCCGATATTTCATTATCAACTTTCGGCACGTTCCGCACTCCTCTTTACCCTCTCTATCTTGCAGTCATTTTTGCGGTTATAGGCAGTAAGGTTTGGGCGGCGCTTTTATTCCAAATTTTTTTTGATGTCGGTACGACCATCCTTGTATACCTGCTGGCAAAGGAGATATTCGCGTCACAGAAAACAGCGCATTATGCCATGTTGTTCTACAGCATTGATTTATTGGCAGCAGCCCAGACGTTGCAGCTCATGACTGAAACTATTTTTACGTTTATCTTTACGGGCGCGGTATTGGCCACGGTTTATGCATTGAAACGGGATAATATTAAATATTATGCTTTGGGTGGAATGTATCTGGGGTTAGCAACGCTAGTTCGCCCCGTAGCTCAATATTTGGGACTCATCCTGACTTTTTTTATACCTTTTTCACGCAAGCTATTTAGTCGTGCAGTGGTATATATCGGATTTTTTTTCCTCATCCTTTCATTTTGGCAAATAAGAAATTATTTCAATTTTGGGCACTATGCTCTCTCTACCATCGAAGGCTACAATCTTTTGGAATATAATGTCGCAAAGGTAAAATCGTTAGTGGAGCATGTCAGCCTTGATGAATCAAGGTACGAATTGAACAAGCTCGTAGATCCCACGATTACCAATCCATTCAGCCGCGCATCGGTGCAACAAAAAATAGCCGTTTCCTATATTCTCGCCCATCCTTGGTGGTATAGTTATTATCATATAAAGGGAGGCGCAAATATGATGTTAGGGACTGCGAAGGTCAGCTTATTGCCCGTATTAAAAATACCTCCCTTTATAAGAAGTGATACCACTCTTAGTGAAAATCTTTTTACCAGAATTGAGAGAACCATATCTACCGCAAGGCAGGAATATTGGCTCACACCCATCCTATTTATCATGCAATTAATTGAATATGTATTATGTGCGATAGGTTTTACAGTAATGAGGAAAACCGATAATAGATATTTAATGTTATTAATTGCGATGATACTGGTTTATTTCTTTCTCGCAACTGGCGTAGTGGGAACCGCGCGGTATCGTGCCCCGGTCATCCCCTTATATCTTATCATGAGCGCGTATGGGTTTGAGCGAGTAATAAATTATTATAGACAGAAGAATCTTTTACGGCGTGTGTTATGA
- a CDS encoding glycosyltransferase family 4 protein, whose product MTMLYIGFAQPHTSIDGVYLRGLRENGIEVIDYFFPQKSLARYWQILSAYFKQRHSVDIICAGYASPHVVIWLRLWSRKKIVYNALCSEYERKIISRNLASTHSVKAIYYWLLDILACWCADLIMVESAHQKAFFEKKFHVPGGKLMVAWTGTDDKKFHFDPQSKKFDDFTVLFRGRLLPEAGGDIVVKAAKILEGKGIKVLMLANGIELEKIQKLIHELQPQNLELKTEYLTEDELIALMLRCHVSLGQLSSHERLERTIPHKAYESLCLRLPYLTARNPAIIEIVKEGETCIACNPDDPEDLAEKILWFRDHPKEREEIAERGYRLYHERFTPQALAAALLNELKKL is encoded by the coding sequence ATGACCATGCTCTATATAGGGTTTGCACAGCCTCATACCTCCATCGATGGCGTATATCTGCGCGGTTTGAGGGAGAATGGCATAGAAGTAATTGATTATTTTTTTCCGCAAAAATCGCTTGCGCGTTATTGGCAGATTTTATCAGCGTATTTTAAGCAGAGACACAGTGTTGATATCATCTGCGCCGGTTACGCAAGCCCGCACGTGGTAATCTGGCTCCGTCTGTGGTCGCGGAAAAAGATTGTTTATAATGCGCTTTGTTCGGAATATGAGAGGAAGATCATTTCACGGAATCTTGCGAGTACTCATTCTGTCAAAGCCATATATTATTGGCTTTTAGATATACTTGCATGTTGGTGTGCAGATTTGATAATGGTGGAAAGCGCACATCAGAAAGCCTTTTTTGAAAAAAAGTTCCATGTGCCGGGAGGAAAGCTTATGGTCGCATGGACGGGCACCGATGATAAGAAGTTTCATTTTGATCCCCAGAGTAAGAAGTTTGATGATTTTACTGTGCTTTTCAGAGGGCGATTGCTGCCTGAAGCGGGAGGGGACATAGTGGTGAAGGCTGCGAAAATATTGGAAGGAAAAGGGATTAAGGTATTGATGCTTGCAAACGGCATTGAGCTGGAAAAGATTCAAAAGTTGATTCATGAGCTTCAGCCGCAGAATCTGGAATTAAAAACAGAATATTTGACAGAAGACGAGCTCATCGCCCTTATGTTGCGCTGCCATGTCAGCCTTGGGCAGCTGTCCTCTCATGAACGCCTTGAGCGGACTATCCCACATAAAGCGTATGAATCGCTTTGTCTGAGATTGCCGTATCTTACCGCGAGGAATCCGGCCATCATAGAAATTGTGAAGGAGGGCGAGACGTGCATAGCCTGCAATCCTGATGACCCTGAAGACCTCGCGGAAAAAATATTATGGTTTCGCGATCACCCGAAGGAGCGCGAGGAAATCGCCGAAAGGGGATACCGGCTCTATCATGAGCGCTTTACACCCCAAGCGCTTGCCGCTGCATTATTAAATGAACTGAAGAAGTTATAA
- a CDS encoding GNVR domain-containing protein gives MPSITQFVYKHWGGIVILSLIGAVAALGLSLQQTPLYASSARILVTQKQTSGMDAYTAARGSEKLAQNLTTIIGTASFFERVLGAGFSIVNDFPKDEASRRKAWGAVVKPSVVPSSSILAITVYHKNREQAERILVAINTVLISQGTGYLGTGDTVNLQIVDAPLTTTAPVKPNIPMNMAVGLIAGFIISLGYSFVREAIAQSITYPLTLSPNASAEYTPLPIGYLAPKKREEVLPPAPPANQELRINPYVVGIPESEPYQETIEEASQYIPESSPAVPPTASHVHSMHDHVKAPFGGKYYFQNKFFYLS, from the coding sequence ATGCCATCGATTACCCAATTCGTGTATAAACACTGGGGAGGCATCGTCATTTTAAGCCTCATTGGCGCAGTTGCCGCGCTTGGGCTTAGCCTTCAGCAAACGCCCCTTTATGCCTCGTCTGCGCGCATTCTCGTGACGCAGAAGCAAACCAGCGGCATGGACGCCTACACTGCCGCGCGAGGATCCGAAAAACTCGCGCAGAATCTGACCACAATCATCGGCACCGCGTCATTTTTTGAACGGGTGCTTGGAGCTGGCTTTTCCATTGTGAATGATTTTCCAAAGGACGAGGCAAGCAGGCGCAAAGCGTGGGGTGCGGTCGTTAAACCGTCTGTGGTGCCCAGCAGCAGCATACTTGCCATTACGGTCTACCATAAGAATCGGGAACAGGCGGAACGCATTCTTGTAGCCATCAACACCGTGCTCATTTCGCAAGGGACAGGGTATTTGGGCACGGGCGACACCGTGAATCTGCAGATAGTCGACGCGCCGCTAACCACTACCGCGCCGGTGAAACCGAATATCCCCATGAACATGGCAGTGGGGCTCATCGCAGGATTCATCATCTCGCTCGGGTATTCATTTGTCCGGGAAGCAATCGCCCAGAGCATTACTTATCCTCTTACGCTCTCACCAAACGCGAGTGCGGAATATACGCCGCTTCCCATAGGATACCTTGCCCCTAAGAAGAGAGAGGAAGTTTTACCGCCAGCGCCTCCTGCGAACCAAGAGTTGCGGATAAATCCTTATGTGGTGGGAATACCCGAGTCAGAGCCCTATCAAGAGACTATCGAAGAAGCGTCTCAATATATTCCTGAATCTTCACCAGCAGTGCCGCCCACTGCATCTCACGTCCACAGCATGCATGACCATGTAAAAGCGCCATTCGGCGGCAAGTATTATTTCCAAAACAAGTTTTTCTATTTGTCGTAA
- a CDS encoding GNAT family N-acetyltransferase: MIAHGFENFASVSDQWDRTAQKSERNIDKLFGSSSFLKVWYRTSLPAAEPYVLFDDDRSRTCGLPLVLSRTSRGKLLLSAPTTTEDNTWYAPVIGDADEVSGMRIAATLEESNVGDAIILQHVDMSRVFWRSFIQYFRSRKYALVVYPTIRIGNISLGEQWDVYYHSLRSDLKRSLRRKEQYLTSEFGPLTVSVAERKEEIINACYEGFAIETMGWKGYAHSAVLQQDRTKQYFFDLAKTAAEKGSIVLVSLICGGFPVSFHFMLRQGNEAYFFKTMYDEKFSCYSVGQLGVLKTLELLHRRGVRTLNFFGPYVPWHDRWKPSFVTQYSKVVISRSVNRTFAVLPYRAYAIIKKSTFAFRLFAQMRKLYNIMKILRDTFKVLVQHLR, encoded by the coding sequence ATGATAGCGCACGGATTTGAGAATTTTGCGTCGGTGAGCGATCAGTGGGATCGCACGGCGCAAAAAAGCGAACGGAACATTGATAAACTCTTCGGTTCCTCTTCTTTTTTGAAGGTGTGGTATCGCACGAGTCTTCCGGCGGCGGAGCCTTACGTGTTATTCGACGACGATAGATCGCGCACTTGCGGTCTCCCGTTGGTATTATCACGGACCTCACGAGGTAAATTGCTGCTATCCGCTCCCACTACCACTGAAGACAACACCTGGTATGCGCCAGTGATCGGCGATGCGGACGAGGTATCTGGCATGCGTATTGCCGCTACTCTAGAAGAATCCAATGTTGGGGACGCTATTATACTGCAGCACGTTGACATGTCTCGCGTATTTTGGCGATCATTTATTCAGTATTTTCGATCAAGAAAATACGCCCTCGTGGTTTATCCCACTATACGAATAGGCAACATTAGCTTGGGCGAACAATGGGACGTATATTACCACAGTTTAAGAAGTGATCTTAAGCGATCATTGCGTAGAAAGGAGCAATATCTCACTAGCGAATTTGGGCCTCTTACGGTTTCTGTGGCCGAACGGAAAGAAGAGATAATCAATGCGTGTTATGAGGGTTTTGCCATTGAAACTATGGGATGGAAAGGATATGCGCACAGCGCCGTGTTGCAACAAGATCGCACGAAGCAGTATTTTTTTGATTTGGCTAAAACGGCGGCAGAGAAAGGTTCGATTGTCTTGGTTTCTCTCATCTGCGGCGGGTTCCCGGTGTCGTTTCATTTTATGCTCCGACAAGGAAATGAAGCGTATTTTTTTAAAACGATGTATGACGAAAAATTCAGTTGCTATAGTGTGGGGCAGTTAGGTGTGTTGAAAACACTGGAATTACTTCACCGGCGTGGAGTCAGAACATTGAATTTCTTCGGGCCGTACGTGCCCTGGCATGACCGCTGGAAGCCGTCATTCGTTACCCAGTATTCTAAAGTTGTCATTTCGAGGAGCGTCAACCGCACGTTTGCCGTGCTGCCGTATCGCGCGTACGCGATTATCAAGAAATCCACCTTCGCGTTTCGTTTGTTTGCGCAGATGCGAAAATTATATAATATCATGAAAATTTTGCGGGATACTTTCAAGGTGCTGGTACAACATTTACGATAG
- a CDS encoding DegT/DnrJ/EryC1/StrS family aminotransferase, whose product MIPLFPTLHPAYFRQPAQPSSLLPFPLNQKRVRYYYFARNGIWEALQIFGLKTGDEVLMPAFTSGIEVDAVIASGLVPVIYDLHENFTPNFNDVRAKLSPRTKILYLTHYLGFPQLTRDALNVCKNNGLYLFEDVAIGFLSADEDGEPLGSKGDAAIFCPRKTVPIPHGGLMVVNNPDLPFPATRQRRPSHYSTARQMAALSLKRMAASKNSRAFALFGSWTWTRAVPLLNAFLKTIGIKNTECGRFEFDATKTDWGMSAISKYLLPRFDYEDIKHRHRENYTALAASIKGVPGLTIAFSSLPAHTVPLDLMILGCKCNEINAKLRQQGIETSVFWPDHRSYEIGDSSPFIKKILREHLVLPIHQDLSTSDMEIMGSAIRRICLS is encoded by the coding sequence ATATTTTAGACAACCGGCACAACCGTCCTCCTTGCTGCCCTTTCCGCTGAACCAAAAACGCGTGCGGTATTATTACTTCGCCCGTAACGGCATCTGGGAAGCGCTTCAAATATTTGGCCTAAAAACTGGAGATGAAGTACTCATGCCCGCCTTCACCAGCGGCATTGAAGTGGATGCGGTAATCGCATCTGGCCTCGTGCCTGTCATTTATGACCTGCACGAAAACTTTACACCGAATTTCAATGATGTTCGAGCAAAATTATCGCCGCGTACAAAAATATTATACCTGACGCATTACCTCGGTTTCCCGCAACTGACGCGGGACGCGCTCAACGTCTGCAAAAATAACGGACTTTACTTGTTCGAAGATGTGGCGATAGGTTTCTTAAGCGCCGACGAAGACGGCGAACCGCTCGGCTCAAAAGGCGACGCGGCAATTTTCTGTCCAAGAAAAACGGTGCCCATCCCGCACGGCGGATTGATGGTGGTGAATAACCCAGACCTCCCATTTCCCGCAACCCGTCAACGCCGTCCATCGCATTACTCCACGGCGCGCCAAATGGCTGCGCTCTCCCTAAAACGCATGGCAGCGAGCAAAAATAGCCGTGCCTTTGCGCTTTTTGGCTCCTGGACATGGACAAGAGCCGTCCCTCTCCTCAATGCGTTTCTTAAAACTATCGGTATCAAAAATACTGAATGCGGAAGGTTTGAATTTGACGCGACAAAAACCGATTGGGGAATGTCCGCGATATCAAAATATCTTCTTCCGCGCTTCGATTATGAAGACATAAAACACCGTCACAGGGAAAACTATACCGCGCTCGCCGCGTCCATTAAGGGGGTTCCTGGTCTTACGATTGCTTTTTCTTCACTGCCTGCTCACACGGTCCCGCTCGATCTCATGATACTAGGTTGCAAATGCAATGAAATCAACGCGAAACTGCGCCAACAAGGTATTGAAACAAGCGTCTTCTGGCCCGACCACCGATCCTATGAAATTGGCGATTCTTCCCCATTTATTAAAAAAATTCTTCGCGAGCACTTAGTACTCCCCATCCATCAGGACTTATCCACCAGCGATATGGAAATTATGGGGTCTGCTATTAGAAGAATTTGCCTATCGTAA